One Actinomycetospora corticicola genomic window, CCCGGTCGGCCCGCTCCCACCACCCGATCGGCGGCCGCCGACCTCCGGCGCGCGTGATCGGGTCCTTGCGTTGCGTGGTGCCGGACTGGAACGCTGTCCGCGCTCGACGTCCTCCGGTTCAGCCCGCAGCCGCGATGACCAGGCTCGGACTCCCGCGCCGGAGCGCGGCGTGCCGTGCCTCGGACGCGGTGGCGGGGGTACGTACATGGCGTCCACGACCACGAACCACTCGCGACCGGAGCAGGACTACCGCGCGCTCGCGCCGTTGCTGGCCGAGCACGCCGGGTACGCGGCGGACGATCCGCGACGGGCCGATCTGCGCGCCCGGTTGGTGGTGGCCTACCTGCCCGTCGCCCACAACATCGCGCGGCGGTTCGCGCGCCGCGGGGAGCCGACCGAGGACCTCGAGCAGGTCGCCACGGTGGGGCTGATGCACGCGGTCGACCGGTTCGATCCCGGCCGCGAGCGGGACTTCCTGTCCTACGCGGTGCCGACGATCATGGGTGAGGTGCGCCGGTACTTCCGCGACTCCGCGTGGTCGGTCCGCACCCCGCGCAGCGTGAAGGACCGCTACCTCGCGGTGGGCGGCGCGACGGCGGCCCTGTCGCAGCGCCTCGGCCGCGCGCCCACGGCGGCCGAGATCGCCGAGCACCTGGGGATCTCCCGCGACGAGGTGAGCGAGGCGATCTCCGCCCACGGCTCCTACCACCCGGCGTCGCTCGACGAGACCCTCGGCGAGGGCGACGACTCCTCGCTGGTCAACGTCCTCGGTACCGTCGACCCCGAGTTCGACCGGGTCGAGGTCCGGTCGCTGGTGCACGGGCTGGTGGCGTCCCTGCCCCGGCGCGAGCGCACGATGCTCGCGCTGCGGTTCGTCCACGAGCAGACGCAGGCCGAGATCGCGTCGGTGCTGTGCATCTCCCAGATGCACGTCTCCCGGCTGCTCGCCCGGACCCTCACGCAGCTGCGCGCGCAGGTGGAGGCCCAGCTCCTCGCCGACGACGACGCCGGGCCCCCGCTCGCGAGCTGACACCCGCCTCCGTGGCAGGAGAGCGTCGTTGCCGTCGCCGAGTGGCAGCAACGACGCTGTCCTGCCACTCGGGTGGGTGTCCCGGACGGCGGACGGACGGGAACTTGCATGACGTTCTGGT contains:
- a CDS encoding SigB/SigF/SigG family RNA polymerase sigma factor — encoded protein: MASTTTNHSRPEQDYRALAPLLAEHAGYAADDPRRADLRARLVVAYLPVAHNIARRFARRGEPTEDLEQVATVGLMHAVDRFDPGRERDFLSYAVPTIMGEVRRYFRDSAWSVRTPRSVKDRYLAVGGATAALSQRLGRAPTAAEIAEHLGISRDEVSEAISAHGSYHPASLDETLGEGDDSSLVNVLGTVDPEFDRVEVRSLVHGLVASLPRRERTMLALRFVHEQTQAEIASVLCISQMHVSRLLARTLTQLRAQVEAQLLADDDAGPPLAS